A region from the Benincasa hispida cultivar B227 chromosome 10, ASM972705v1, whole genome shotgun sequence genome encodes:
- the LOC120088220 gene encoding ferrochelatase-2, chloroplastic isoform X1, whose translation MDSAIQASPSPASSSAFRSPCLTSASQNCKLPLPTSRVMGSSKRMHRTFRLHMDACPTKSHVVSKYSSEWPDSQSIFSKQSINKYFLPLRALVASNTQNTSAAPLIGDEKVGVLLLNLGGPETLDDVQPFLFNLFADPDIIRLPRLFRFLQRPLAHLISVLRSPKSREGYASIGGGSPLRKITDAQAEELKKALWKKDVPTEVYVGMRYWHPFTEEAIEQIKKDRISKLVVLPLYPQFSISTSGSSLRLLEGIFREDEYLVNMQHTVIPSWYQREGYIKAMADLIEKELKSFDFPEQVMIFFSAHGVPLAYVEEAGDPYKAEMEECVDLIMEELEKRRITNSYTLAYQSRVGPVEWLKPYTDETIIELGQKGVKSLLAVPISFVSEHIETLEEIDVEYKELALKSGIEKWGRVPALGCEPTFITDLADAVIESLPYVGAMAVSNLEARQPLVPLGSVEELLAAYDSQRRQLPPPVTVWEWGWTKSAETWNGRAAMLAVLVLLVLEVTTGEGFLHQWGIFPLFHQ comes from the exons ATGGACTCTGCAATTCAGGCTTCACCTTCTCCGGCTTCGTCTTCTGCATTTCGTAGTCCATGTCTCACCTCCGCTTCTCAGAACTGCAAGCTCCCATT GCCAACTTCCAGAGTCATGGGTTCCTCTAAAAGAATGCATCGCACCTTCAGGCTTCATATGGATGCTTGTCCTACAAAAAGTCACGTAGTTTCCAAATACTCTTCAGAATGGCCTGATTCACAATCCATATTCTCTAAGCAATCAATCAACAAGTATTTTCTGCCTCTGAGAGCATTGGTTGCTTCAAACACTCAAAATACTTCGGCTGCACCTTTAATCGGAGACGAAAAGGTTGGGGTGTTGTTGCTGAACCTTGGAGGTCCAGAGACTCTCGATGATGTGCAACCTTTCTTGTTTAACCTCTTTGCTGACCCG GATATAATACGGTTGCCACGATTGTTCCGTTTCCTCCAAAGACCGTTGGCACACTTGATTTCTGTTCTAAGATCACCCAAGAGTAGAGAAGGCTATGCCTCAATTGGTGGTGGTTCTCCTTTGCGAAAGATAACTGATGCACAG GCTGAAGAGTTGAAGAAGGCCTTATGGAAAAAAGATGTTCCAACTGAAGTGTATGTTGGTATGCGTTACTGGCATCCGTTCACTGAAGAAGCAATTGAACAg ATAAAAAAAGACAGGATATCAAAGCTTGTCGTTCTTCCTCTTTATCCCCAATTTTCAATATCCACTAGTGGTTCAAGCCTACGGCTCTTGGAGGGTATCTTCCG GGAGGATGAATATCTTGTTAACATGCAACATACGGTAATACCTTCCTGGTACCAGCGTGAAGGATATATAAAGGCCATGGCAGATTTGATTGAGAAGGAATTAAAAAGTTTTGACTTTCCAGAGCAG GTAATGATATTTTTTAGTGCACATGGTGTCCCCCTTGCATATGTGGAAGAAGCTGGTGACCCGTACAAAGCAGAGATGGAGGAATGTGTGGATTTGATCATGGAAGAATTAGAAAAGAGAAGGATAACAAATAGCTACACCCTTGCTTATCAG AGTAGAGTTGGGCCGGTGGAGTGGTTAAAACCTTACACAGATGAGACAATAATAGAGCTTGGCCAAAAAGGAGTTAAAAGCTTGTTGGCTGTACCCATTAG CTTTGTAAGTGAGCACATCGAAACTTTGGAAGAAATTGACGTGGAATATAAAGAACTGGCTTTAAAATCTGGGATAGAAAAATGGGGACGTGTTCCTGCGTTAGGATGTGAGCCTACTTTCATAACAGATTTGGCTGATGCCGTAATTGAGAGTCTTCCGTATGTGGGGGCCATGGCTGTCTCAAATCTTGAAGCTCGGCAG CCCTTGGTTCCCCTTGGTAGCGTGGAAGAGTTGTTAGCAGCATACGATTCACAACGTAGACAGCTACCGCCACCTGTAACTGTGTGGGAATGGGGTTGGACGAAAAGTGCTGAAACCTGGAATGGGAGAGCAGCAATGCTGGCTGTACTTGTCTTGCTGGTCCTAGAAGTCACAACTGGAGAGGGGTTTCTTCACCAATGGGGAATTTTCCCCTTATTTCATCAGtga
- the LOC120088220 gene encoding ferrochelatase-2, chloroplastic isoform X2: protein MGSSKRMHRTFRLHMDACPTKSHVVSKYSSEWPDSQSIFSKQSINKYFLPLRALVASNTQNTSAAPLIGDEKVGVLLLNLGGPETLDDVQPFLFNLFADPDIIRLPRLFRFLQRPLAHLISVLRSPKSREGYASIGGGSPLRKITDAQAEELKKALWKKDVPTEVYVGMRYWHPFTEEAIEQIKKDRISKLVVLPLYPQFSISTSGSSLRLLEGIFREDEYLVNMQHTVIPSWYQREGYIKAMADLIEKELKSFDFPEQVMIFFSAHGVPLAYVEEAGDPYKAEMEECVDLIMEELEKRRITNSYTLAYQSRVGPVEWLKPYTDETIIELGQKGVKSLLAVPISFVSEHIETLEEIDVEYKELALKSGIEKWGRVPALGCEPTFITDLADAVIESLPYVGAMAVSNLEARQPLVPLGSVEELLAAYDSQRRQLPPPVTVWEWGWTKSAETWNGRAAMLAVLVLLVLEVTTGEGFLHQWGIFPLFHQ from the exons ATGGGTTCCTCTAAAAGAATGCATCGCACCTTCAGGCTTCATATGGATGCTTGTCCTACAAAAAGTCACGTAGTTTCCAAATACTCTTCAGAATGGCCTGATTCACAATCCATATTCTCTAAGCAATCAATCAACAAGTATTTTCTGCCTCTGAGAGCATTGGTTGCTTCAAACACTCAAAATACTTCGGCTGCACCTTTAATCGGAGACGAAAAGGTTGGGGTGTTGTTGCTGAACCTTGGAGGTCCAGAGACTCTCGATGATGTGCAACCTTTCTTGTTTAACCTCTTTGCTGACCCG GATATAATACGGTTGCCACGATTGTTCCGTTTCCTCCAAAGACCGTTGGCACACTTGATTTCTGTTCTAAGATCACCCAAGAGTAGAGAAGGCTATGCCTCAATTGGTGGTGGTTCTCCTTTGCGAAAGATAACTGATGCACAG GCTGAAGAGTTGAAGAAGGCCTTATGGAAAAAAGATGTTCCAACTGAAGTGTATGTTGGTATGCGTTACTGGCATCCGTTCACTGAAGAAGCAATTGAACAg ATAAAAAAAGACAGGATATCAAAGCTTGTCGTTCTTCCTCTTTATCCCCAATTTTCAATATCCACTAGTGGTTCAAGCCTACGGCTCTTGGAGGGTATCTTCCG GGAGGATGAATATCTTGTTAACATGCAACATACGGTAATACCTTCCTGGTACCAGCGTGAAGGATATATAAAGGCCATGGCAGATTTGATTGAGAAGGAATTAAAAAGTTTTGACTTTCCAGAGCAG GTAATGATATTTTTTAGTGCACATGGTGTCCCCCTTGCATATGTGGAAGAAGCTGGTGACCCGTACAAAGCAGAGATGGAGGAATGTGTGGATTTGATCATGGAAGAATTAGAAAAGAGAAGGATAACAAATAGCTACACCCTTGCTTATCAG AGTAGAGTTGGGCCGGTGGAGTGGTTAAAACCTTACACAGATGAGACAATAATAGAGCTTGGCCAAAAAGGAGTTAAAAGCTTGTTGGCTGTACCCATTAG CTTTGTAAGTGAGCACATCGAAACTTTGGAAGAAATTGACGTGGAATATAAAGAACTGGCTTTAAAATCTGGGATAGAAAAATGGGGACGTGTTCCTGCGTTAGGATGTGAGCCTACTTTCATAACAGATTTGGCTGATGCCGTAATTGAGAGTCTTCCGTATGTGGGGGCCATGGCTGTCTCAAATCTTGAAGCTCGGCAG CCCTTGGTTCCCCTTGGTAGCGTGGAAGAGTTGTTAGCAGCATACGATTCACAACGTAGACAGCTACCGCCACCTGTAACTGTGTGGGAATGGGGTTGGACGAAAAGTGCTGAAACCTGGAATGGGAGAGCAGCAATGCTGGCTGTACTTGTCTTGCTGGTCCTAGAAGTCACAACTGGAGAGGGGTTTCTTCACCAATGGGGAATTTTCCCCTTATTTCATCAGtga
- the LOC120089189 gene encoding NAC domain-containing protein 96: protein MAPMTLPPGFRFHPTDEELVAYYLDRKINGRSIELEIIPEIDLYKCEPWELPDKSFLPSKDMEWYFYSPRDRKYPNGSRTNRATKGGYWKATGKDRVVQSQKRAVGMKKTLVYYKGRAPHGVRTNWVMHEYRLLHSQLATATSSSPSTKDSYALCRVFKKATIVPKSIGEKANGVDNKAPVWQMADEQDMQVDDGGAPESSRGGIESNEDGDSFDHFLYECNPKIFSSENSSSDLTQGNVADDFPVPVASDNEANSSANNLYPIHMDCPSNFMQIPSNFIDHENLQYQHPYYPPLELEDFPQLNIMGETKSLMKPECIDEYMKSFDKFRDSMNGSLEEILSLCSLPNMQDDNHNLQQHSSLLQ from the exons atggCGCCCATGACCCTCCCTCCAGGGTTTCGCTTTCACCCAACAGATGAAGAGCTTGTTGCTTACTATTTGGATAGAAAGATCAATGGCCGCTCCATCGAGCTCGAGATCATTCCCGAGATCGATCTTTATAAGTGCGAACCCTGGGAATTACCTG atAAGTCGTTTTTGCCGAGCAAAGATATGGAGTGGTACTTCTATAGCCCTCGGGATCGGAAGTACCCGAATGGGTCGAGAACGAATCGGGCAACGAAGGGCGGATATTGGAAGGCCACCGGGAAAGACCGGGTGGTTCAGTCGCAGAAACGAGCGGTTGGGATGAAGAAGACTTTGGTGTATTACAAAGGAAGAGCTCCTCATGGGGTTAGAACCAATTGGGTTATGCATGAATATCGTCTTCTCCATTCTCAACTCGCCACAGCAACATCATCATCTCCTTCGACgaag GACTCCTATGCATTATGTCGTGTATTCAAGAAGGCAACTATAGTACCGAAATCCATCGGGGAAAAGGCAAATGGAGTCGACAACAAAGCACCGGTGTGGCAAATGGCGGACGAGCAAGATATGCAGGTTGACGACGGTGGTGCGCCAGAAAGTTCGAGAGGAGGGATAGAAAGCAATGAAGATGGTGATAGTTTTGATCACTTCCTTTATGAATGTAACCCTAAAATCTTCAGCTCTGAAAACTCGTCCTCCGATCTCACACAAGGGAATGTCGCCGACGACTTTCCGGTGCCAGTGGCCTCCGATAATGAAGCCAATAGTTCAGCTAATAATCTGTATCCAATTCACATGGACTGCCCTTCAAACTTTATGCAG ATTCCGAGCAATTTCATCGACCATGAGAATCTTCAGTATCAACATCCATACTATCCGCCATTAGAGCTCGAGGACTTCCCTCAGCTGAATATAATGGGGGAAACAAAGTCGTTAATGAAGCCCGAGTGCATTGACGAGTACATGAAGTCGTTCGATAAGTTTCGAGACTCCATGAATGGAAGTTTAGAGGAGATTTTGTCTCTGTGTAGTCTTCCCAATATGCAAGATGATAATCATAATCTCCAACAACACTCTTCCTTATTACAGTAA